The Nicotiana tabacum cultivar K326 chromosome 1, ASM71507v2, whole genome shotgun sequence genome segment AGTAAGGCGAATTTTACTGTAAATTCTTGTACTTATTGTTGAATTCTGGTGGACAGCAATGCAGCGTACAAGGTTGCAGAGTTCACTTGATTAGTAGCTAGAGAGGCTTGCCTAACACAGAACAACCTCCAAAGACGGGAATTTCAACTTTGCTCAAAATGATACAGCTATGGCTGGACAAACCTGAGAGCATCAATCATTTATATCTTTACTGGCACTTAACGGATCAGCTATGGCAACTATTTTGAATATGGTGAGGCTGAAATGGACTATAAAATAGATAAGTCAGTTTTTGAAATATTGGAATATTAGAGGAAGGAATACCAATCAGAAGAAATGGTGGCAAATTATCCCGGCTTGTATATGGTGGACAGCGTGGAGGGAGCAAAATGCTAGATGCTTTAAAATAAAGGAAATTCCAATCAGAAGATCAAAATGGACTGTTTACTTGTGTTTTATTTTTGGTGCAAACAGACCTTTGTTAGTGATGCTGAAGCTGTTACAGATCTTGATGAGTCCTTTTAAGAATGTATaagggattttttttttcttttcctttcttttcttttgggcaGATTGTAGATTCTTTTGACAGCACCTTCTTGGtgctttcatttatttatagTAACACTTACCATTTctcaaaaaatatttgaaatactcACATTTAATAAAGGCGTGAATGGTACACCTGGAAGATAATACAAGAGGTCACTCGAGATGTTCTAATTAAGTCTAGTGTAGAAACCTAAAAGCATCAATCGGATAGCGTGACACTATGATGATTACAGGTGTTTAAAGGAGACAAGATAAACCTAAAACTTCGGGAAAGGAAGTAGTTTCAATAGACCTACAATCTCTTGGATTTCATGCAAGGTTAGCAAAGAACAAAACAGTAGAGACAAAGTATCCATGTGGGGGATACCAACTAGCTGGGATAAAGGTTTAGTTGTTGGTACACTTACATCAAGTCTAGTGTTTATTAGGAGTCCATTCAGTTTGGTTAAAAATTTGTCTATGAAAGGATAAGTGTGAATTCACAATTTTAGGTAAACCCTAATATGTCTTAAAAAGAAATTATTGAGTACAGAAaatgaaatgatctcaaaaggaattgaataaaTACAAAGAATTCATATAATCAATCCCTACTACTTTTGGAATTGAGGCGTAGTATTTTGCACAAAAAAAACAAAGGAGACAGATCTATTAAAGAATAGGTGGTTTCTCAGGAATATATCACCAACTATGGTGTTCAAAAGGCTGCAGATTGAGCAAATCGAGGATGTAATAGTGCCTCGGCCAACCCTATAGAACTTAATAAGATGCTTCCTAATGGTGAGCTAGCTTTATATGAACTCAGGACTTATCTAAAGAAGCCTCACAAAATATCAAAATCATGCAAGTAAACTCATCTCAGCCAGCAAGAAAATATTTAAGTCCTCAAAAATTGTAATAACCAACGGGCAAGGCTACTAAAAGCACGTAGTATAGTATGCCCAGTCTTCAAATTACAATTACAAGCTCAACAATCCATCTTCTTGATCTATACAGTTTGTGTTAGGTAAAACCCAGAAAGAAGTCTCAAAAGCTTTAAAGAACTCATGAGCATAAGATTGCTACTGCAGAAAGTGCAAAGGCAAGATATATATCATCTCAAGTTCATATCTTTCAGACACATTAATGGATCATAAAGAAACAACAACGAATATCTAGCAATTATAATACCTGCTCCGTGCAAATGGCTTTTCCTTCTCGCTTTCTAGTTCCTGAAGCCTAGCCTCCAACTCACGCTTTTGAGCCAACCCCTTCCCCCATTCCAGTTTTATTTCCTGATACAAAGATGAAAAAAATCACTtgaaaaaagaaaattcacaaaagcTTAACAAATAGCAGGTAACTGTGCTTCACAAATATAGCCAGTTCTAAATAATcccaaataaaggaaaaggagGGCTGCAGTGACTGATGGTCATGAAAAAACTAACTGATGTAGCACCTCAAGAGTGGCGGAAGAAGAGAGGACGGGAGAAAATAAtacagaaaaatagaaagaaatcaaTTCATAAAGTGCTATTCAGCAAGTCAAGTGTCCCAAACCGTACAAACGGTCCTACTTATAGAGTAGGAAAAGTGCAAGGCAAGTTTAAAAAAATGGTTGTGAGACCAATAATGTTATATAAGAGCGAATACTGGCAGTAGATATACAAATTGCACGATAGATGTGCAGTCACACAAGGCTGGACAAGATGAGAATAGATCTCTCTTCAGAcataaattttttgaaagaaaaataaaagagggAAATAAGCAAAGGCCACCTAAGATGATTTATCCTTATCCCAAGTAGATCTCCATATACACTGTTGAATAGTATGGCCATGTTATCTAAAAGCTTAGGTTGTTATAGAGGGGACACTTCTATTAATTTAATTATGTTTAAACAAGCCCTCAAACGCGCGAGCAAGCATGTGaaagtttttttgaaaataagTGGTTGTTAAACCTTAATTCAAGACCTCTGCCTACCTAATACCATGTTGAATAGGATGATCCTATCATCTAAAAACTTAAATTGTTATAGATGGAAcgtttttatttgtttaattatgtcttcaacatAAGATTAATTAAGGTGATACAAAACAAAAACCTAATAGGCTAATATCACATGGACAGATGGACTTGGGTTTCCTCAAAAACCTTACGAAATCTCTCAAAACCAACGCACAGATTTCATTACAAGTAAAACATGATAGGAGCAAAAGATTTATATCAACTAGTTGGGCACAGATTTCACATGGACTTAGGTTCATTTTTTTTCGTCAAGAATCTCCATGTTTGTATAAGGCGTTGTTTGTCAAGAATGATTATTATTCTAGCTAGAGAATTGTAGTCCATGTAGCGATAAGTGTGACATTCAAAAAGCATCTGTCTCGGAGAATTCCTATTTCGCCTTAAAAGTAACAAAATTTAGCATTAAAATGAAATGGATTTTAATAGAGCTGAACCAGCAAAGGGGATTCATATATTTGATCTCGACTAATTTTTGAGGCATAGTTGATTAATATTAGAAAGTGTGAGAAAAGAAGCAGACCTCTCTATTCACTCTATAATCAGGCCACAAGAGAAAATATACAAATATGATGGAGGACTACCACAATTAATGCCCCATACTGACTACTCCAAGTGAAAAACCTCCAATTTTTAAGTTCCTGTATATTGTGAGTCAGATACACTAGCAATCCCTTAAATATCTGTATTAAAAGGGATTTATAGTTGATTGTAGTCAGTAACATGGGCATGAGTAAGAAGCAGCGATCAGAAGAAATATTTGCCCTGAATTCTGGAAATATTGCAGTTCTACAAGAAGACAAGTAGTGATGAAGGAAAAACTAGCTCCAAGGTTGACCACTTGTTCATGTAAATAAACACGTCGGATAAAAGTACCTTTCGCTTCTCcttctcttccttcttcttcttggacTTCAGGAACTCTTCCTTTGACATTCGTTCCCCTGCAGTGATACAGAGTGAGACCAAATGAAAGAATATATTTAataactataacaattatttctCTAGCTCTAACACACCTGTAATTTTATCCCGATATACTGGTTCAGCCCCTCGGCCACTAAGCAATGGATCCATCTCTTTAAACCTAAAATAACAAAGATATTTAAATTGGATTCAGCAATTAGAATTAGCTAGAGCAAGGATCAAGCATTATTGGAATTCTCTGTTGCTCGGATCCTCCAAATGTTGTTGCACCCGTgtcagatcctccaaaaatgcacaACTTTTCAAGGATCCGACACGCATCTGGCGGCATTTTATAAAAATCCGAGCAATATAGGCGGGATAGTGATGTGCATGTTCAGGAAAGCTTTGATACTTTTAGCATTAAAAAATTTCCTCCTAGGGAAACAAGAGACGCCACTCTCTTCACACATTACTTTACTTGCTCTAATGTTCCAAACTTGCCCTGAAGAAAGGCAAAAAATGAAAAGATGATAAGGCGGCATGAAATAGTAGAATAGAATTACCTTAACCAGTCTTCCTTCTTTGTCTTAGCAATTTCTTCTTTAATATCTTTTCCACTAACCAAACCGGTCTTTAGCCCTTGCTTCGTAGTAGATGTTTCTGGACGTGCCTTCCTTGAAAGATCTGAGTCTGATGCACGGGAACCTCGACGAGGAGGAGAAACATCAGACATATCCGGAGGACTTTGGCCATACTTTTGCCTCCGTCTTGGTGGTGATAAATCAGCAGAAGGCTTGGCTTTAGCTTCTGGTGAAGGGGTATCATTTCGAGTCCTACGTCGCCTTGGTGGTGAGATATCAGTATTTCTAGTGCTGAAAGACTTCATATCAGATTCAGGTGAATCATTCCGGGCCTTTCTTCTACGCGGTGGTGAAATATCAGCATCTCTAGAACTCAATGGCTTCGTTTCAAGTTCAGGTGTATCACTTTGAACCCTCCGTTTACGTGGTGGTGACATATCAGCATCTCTTGCGCTTGAAGACCTCAACCGAGGTTCACGTTTGCGGGGTGGCGACAGGTCACCCTCTTGAGTGCTTGGCCGCTTGAACCCACTTTCTGGAGAGGGTGTATCATTTCGAGCCCTTGGTTTACGTGGCGGTGATAAATAAGTAGCTGAAGGACTTGATTGCTTAAGTTGAGGATCTGGTGAGGGTGTATCATTTCGACCACGTCTTTTCCGTGGTGGGGACAAATCAGCAATTTGGTCATCAGAAGGGATATTATTAGAAGTACTTGATAAAGATACCCAACCACTTCCATCTTCTGAAATGGAACCATATGGACGTCTAGCTCTAAGCTGCTCCAATCTCTTCATGCGCTTAACTTCAATATCTTCGTTTACCTGAGGCAGCTCCTCTTCTGTAAAAGAACACAGTTAATAAACGACAGACACAACAACATCCGAGGATGCAGAACATCAACAAAAAACAAACCTGTGAAATAACATTACCAGCTGACTCATCCTCCTCATCTTCAATTTTTACAGGCTTTTGCCAAACAGGATCTTCATCGACCACAATGACACCTCCTTTGACACTAGGTTtaaccttcttctttttcttctgtttcttcttttcctcttcaTTGTTACTTTCATACTTTTTTAGGTAGTCCTTCAGCGAGGTAGAGGTTGAAGATGGAGCCACCATTATGCTTAAAATTCAACTTCCTGCATCAGGAATCAAAGCCCGGATCTTTAACTAACTTGGATAAACTAAATCCATAACTTTAATTACTCAGCATTTGCCTGACAAAACAAGGATATATCTCCTTGcttaattatcataaataacaaactCCAactgtattttcaattttcatggGGCAAGTATTAGACCTAGAcaagaaaagggaaaataaacTTTCTCTTGAATTAGTATTAGGAAATCTGGTTTtggagatttttctttttttctaataAATTCCTTTCAATTGTTTAACTTTTCAATATTTGAAGATAGAAACAGAAAAAATTGTAGGGAAAAAAGGGTCGCACCTTCAAAGCTGCAAGAAGCTTATTCGACAAGATCACTTGTTTGAAAGACACGGTTTTGATCTCAAGTATTTGCCATGGCTGATTCCTGTGGTGAAACCCTTGGGTACGGATTGCGGGTGAAACTCTGAAAGCTAAAACCTTTTTCCTAGAAAAAAAccaaacaaattgaaaaaaaaaaaatgagatatattttaaacaacaaaaaagaaaggaaCTTTTCTAGTACCTCATTTTTTATCTCATTTTGGCTAGGTGCCCCTGCTAATATTAGGTGCTAAcatcaataaatttttggaaaattttcaaagaatttttttgaggttttatattgttaaaacaaacttcttttgtagtttaagagttaatatttttttaaccTAATTTGGTCTAAATGATAAAATGTTACGACAATATTTCAAACCTACCCTTTGCAATCTTGTTTTATTATAGCACACCCAACCCTCTCCTAGAGTACTCTATATATTATATAGCTGGTGTAAAAAAATTTGGCAATCTCATGTAAAGGTAAGAAAGAAAACATGAAAGTAAAAGCATTGTTTCGTTTGTGAATTTTAAAGCAAAGCAATACATGCTACCAAAGTGAGATTTAGGAAAATTTACGCGGTATACCCATTAAACACTAGTTAATTCCATatacatttaaaatatttattttatatcatATACCTTGTTTGCAATAAATTTGTGCAGAAAAATAAACCGCAATCACAAACAACTTTAAAGAAAaaaggattttattgataaatattgcgggttacaactctgtttatcccttgattcttccCTCCGATTTATTATTCATAATTCGAGGGCTGAAACAGTGTGATTCTCGAACGTAGGATGATGCAGACTTTCATGGATTTATTTGATATCCATGAAGTATGTTGTGGATCTTCTTGAAGTATTTGATTATCAAGAATTATCTGGCCACCttttgatctctttgtgaatatcCCGTGAGTTTATGGTATTTTCGAGATGATCTCCATTTGAGATGCCTCTTCAAAGGAATATGTATTCCTTTATTAGGTGTGCGTTAGGATTTAGGGTAGAGTAACCTCCAAGAAACCATGATAGACTCTTAGGATTTCAAGAGTCTTGTAGTATCTAGAATTTAGGATTTAGCTTGATCCGTTAAAATTTCGATGTCTACAAATGCCCCCCTACTTCAAGGTTTATCGGGGTGTAGGCTTGCCGAAACTTGAAGACAAGACTTGAAGTACTCGACCATAAAACTGCTGCTTTAGAAACTTGGAGTTTTCGATTTacaggaggaagagatgaagggcagaactggtcccactgggcgtgccactttgtttgcaataaatttgtgtagaaaaataaaactgcaatcACAAATAACTTTAAAGAAAacaggattttattgataaatattgcgggttacaactctgtttatcccttgattcttccCTCCGATTTATTATCCATAATTCAAGGGCTGAAACAGCGTGATTCTCGAACGTAGGATGATGCAGACTTTCATGGATTTATTTGATATCCATGAAGTATGTTGTGGATCTTCTTGAAGTATTTCATTATCAAGAATTATCTGGCTACCTcttgatctctttgtgaatatcGGGTGAGTTTATGGGATTTTCGAGATGATCTCCATTTTTGAGATGCCTCTTCAAAGGAATATGTATTCCTTTATTAGGTGTGCGTTAGGGGTAGGGTAGAGTAACCTCCGAGAAACCCTTATAGACTCCTAGGATTTCAAGAGTCTTGTAGtatcttgaatttaggatttagcttGATCCGTTAAAATTTCGATGTatacatgtgatgacccaaatttaaattaaataattatctcggTATTTTAGGACCTTGAAAAGCgctatcaataattcctcgacttgcgtgcgcagtccgtataattttctggaaggtttttatgtaaaaaaatggattaaattgtgaactagagctttaaaactcaactgagttgacttcggtcaacattttgagcaaacaaactcGGATAAAAGTTTTAACCATTCCAGTAGTTCTGTATCAtgattgggacttggtcatatgcccgaaatcgaattcggatgtccctagatcaaattatcgtcatttaacggaatctagaaatctaaggctaaaaatttcctaagtttgaccggaggtttcacttttgagaaaaagaccccggaatggaattttgatgatttcaatagtttcgtatggtgattttggacttaggcacatgttcggatttagatttggaagtttgtaggataattcggcgcattttggcgaaagttggaaaatagaagatttttggaaagtttgaccgagggttgattttttgatatcggggtcagaacccagttctgaaaattttcatagctttgttatgtcatttatgacttgtatgcaaaatttgaagtcattcggacttgatttgataggtttttgcatcgaatatagaagttggacgttcttagattcattaggcttgaattggggtgtgatgcacgaTTTTAGCATTttatgatgtgatttgaggtttcgactaagttcgtatgatgttttaggacttggtgtattttgttgaggtcccgagggcctcgggtggatttcggaaggttaacggatcaattcggacTTGTATTTATCTCctgaaattttctgggcagtttctgcatttttcgcacgtgtgaacaatgaccgcacctgcgtgaacagtatTTGTGTACAGTAGCCATGTACAGTAGCGTGTACAGTGTCCATGAACAGTACTTCAAAGCtcgaattttggca includes the following:
- the LOC107820443 gene encoding uncharacterized protein LOC107820443 isoform X1; this encodes MVAPSSTSTSLKDYLKKYESNNEEEKKKQKKKKKVKPSVKGGVIVVDEDPVWQKPVKIEDEEDESAEEELPQVNEDIEVKRMKRLEQLRARRPYGSISEDGSGWVSLSSTSNNIPSDDQIADLSPPRKRRGRNDTPSPDPQLKQSSPSATYLSPPRKPRARNDTPSPESGFKRPSTQEGDLSPPRKREPRLRSSSARDADMSPPRKRRVQSDTPELETKPLSSRDADISPPRRRKARNDSPESDMKSFSTRNTDISPPRRRRTRNDTPSPEAKAKPSADLSPPRRRQKYGQSPPDMSDVSPPRRGSRASDSDLSRKARPETSTTKQGLKTGLVSGKDIKEEIAKTKKEDWLRFKEMDPLLSGRGAEPVYRDKITGERMSKEEFLKSKKKKEEKEKRKEIKLEWGKGLAQKRELEARLQELESEKEKPFARSRDDPELDSMLKERVRWGDPMAHLVKKKQLEPSLPDFGANDKMKDSGFIIPQEIPSHSWIKRGLDAAPNRYGIRPGRHWDGVDRSTGYEKQLFKRTNEKQATEREAYLWSVSDM
- the LOC107820443 gene encoding uncharacterized protein LOC107820443 isoform X2, translating into MKRLEQLRARRPYGSISEDGSGWVSLSSTSNNIPSDDQIADLSPPRKRRGRNDTPSPDPQLKQSSPSATYLSPPRKPRARNDTPSPESGFKRPSTQEGDLSPPRKREPRLRSSSARDADMSPPRKRRVQSDTPELETKPLSSRDADISPPRRRKARNDSPESDMKSFSTRNTDISPPRRRRTRNDTPSPEAKAKPSADLSPPRRRQKYGQSPPDMSDVSPPRRGSRASDSDLSRKARPETSTTKQGLKTGLVSGKDIKEEIAKTKKEDWLRFKEMDPLLSGRGAEPVYRDKITGERMSKEEFLKSKKKKEEKEKRKEIKLEWGKGLAQKRELEARLQELESEKEKPFARSRDDPELDSMLKERVRWGDPMAHLVKKKQLEPSLPDFGANDKMKDSGFIIPQEIPSHSWIKRGLDAAPNRYGIRPGRHWDGVDRSTGYEKQLFKRTNEKQATEREAYLWSVSDM